From the Plasmodium vivax chromosome 5, whole genome shotgun sequence genome, one window contains:
- a CDS encoding hypothetical protein, conserved (encoded by transcript PVX_089915A), whose amino-acid sequence MINLDIANLNDVNLILERLEAHDRFIEAKIELFEEIDKAPPSYSVGADLAGDGDIGDMGDNGDIGDIGDIGDSGKGGTSAVTPASLPANTSAVLSADTSAGTSNTTDCSSKRGPPKNAIKKKLPEVINSKEKKNILTNVINILNYVFPDYEFKFLSKSNLKQMKNMNTVIDNINYNLFYVIENIYRGFNKRVWKILKELIDFKHCDVYTYLNDTDNDPYVDKESISSFNYFFFAKKNKRILFISCITKPKYKHQNDEDFNNIFLGIQDEPSINNQNAYDEENSSA is encoded by the coding sequence ATGATCAACCTGGACATTGCCAATCTGAACGATgtgaatttaattttagagAGGCTTGAGGCACACGACAGATTTATCGAGGCCAAAATTGAGTTGTTCGAAGAAATTGACAAGGCGCCCCCCAGCTACAGCGTAGGTGCGGACCTCGCAGGGGACGGCGACATCGGCGATATGGGCGATAACGGCGATATCGGTGACATAGGCGATATCGGCGACAGCGGCAAGGGGGGCACCTCGGCTGTCACACCGGCTAGCTTACCCGCTAACACCTCGGCTGTCTTATCCGCGGACACCTCGGCCGGCACGAGCAACACCACCGACTGCAGCAGCAAGCGGGGGCCGCCCAAAAACgcgataaagaaaaaactgccaGAAGTGATAAAcagcaaggaaaaaaaaaacatcctcaCGAACGTCATCAACATACTAAACTACGTATTCCCAGATTacgaatttaaatttttaagtaaatCAAATTTgaagcaaatgaaaaatatgaacacgGTCATAGATAACATAAActacaatttattttacgtcattgaaaatatatatcgcGGATTTAACAAAAGGgtttggaaaattttaaaagagttGATCGATTTTAAGCACTGCGATGTGTACACGTATTTGAACGACACAGATAATGACCCCTATGTGGATAAGGAAAGCATTTcaagttttaattattttttttttgcgaagaaaaataaacggattttattcatttcgtGTATTACCAAGCCAAAATATAAACACCAAAATGACGAAGACTTTAACAATATCTTTTTAGGCATTCAGGATGAACCCTCCATCAATAATCAAAATGCCTATGATGAGGAAAATTCGTCGGCCTAG